One region of Myxococcus stipitatus genomic DNA includes:
- a CDS encoding peptidylprolyl isomerase, whose product MSRRFLSTAVAVCGLFAVSACKQSGLTQDVSPSEPVAARFVGGVLTEAEVLREAQRLPPQLREKFEAGAGRQEFVRSLVDKRLLAQEASLQFGQDPEIRRQVRELEERLAIEALLAAEERKAPALTDAEARAYYDSHSERFAEPERVRLARVLAAVPVGSPRSAWEQARQRAEGLRKRLASGEALSKVAEAGDGPERTRGGDLGLLAVGSLGAESLEKAAAALSKPGSVSPVIDTADGAAVLVLIERRPARIPPFEEVRAAVVGQMKPTHQRKVLSELLARLRASAAVRLEAGSATSAAKSGGAVARH is encoded by the coding sequence ATGTCTAGGAGGTTTCTGTCGACGGCGGTCGCGGTGTGCGGCCTGTTCGCTGTTTCGGCCTGTAAGCAGTCGGGTTTGACCCAGGATGTCTCTCCCTCCGAGCCGGTCGCGGCGCGCTTTGTCGGTGGCGTGCTGACCGAAGCCGAGGTCCTGCGAGAGGCACAGCGGCTCCCTCCGCAGCTCCGCGAGAAGTTCGAGGCGGGCGCTGGACGACAGGAGTTCGTCCGCTCTCTCGTCGACAAGCGGCTGTTGGCGCAGGAGGCCTCTCTCCAGTTCGGCCAGGATCCAGAGATCCGCAGGCAGGTCCGGGAACTGGAGGAACGCCTCGCCATCGAGGCCCTCCTGGCCGCTGAGGAGCGGAAGGCCCCGGCGCTCACGGACGCGGAGGCCCGCGCGTACTACGACTCCCATTCCGAGCGGTTCGCGGAGCCCGAACGAGTCCGTCTCGCTCGCGTCCTCGCCGCCGTTCCCGTGGGGAGTCCGCGCTCGGCCTGGGAGCAGGCCCGGCAGCGCGCGGAGGGACTCCGTAAGCGCCTTGCCTCCGGCGAAGCTCTGTCCAAGGTCGCTGAGGCCGGTGACGGCCCGGAACGCACGAGGGGCGGGGACCTGGGGCTCCTGGCTGTTGGCTCCCTCGGGGCCGAGTCCCTGGAGAAGGCTGCCGCGGCCCTCTCGAAGCCCGGCTCCGTCTCCCCGGTCATCGACACGGCGGACGGCGCGGCCGTCCTCGTCCTGATCGAACGGCGTCCCGCCCGAATCCCTCCCTTCGAGGAGGTTCGCGCGGCCGTGGTGGGGCAGATGAAACCCACCCATCAGCGCAAGGTTTTGTCGGAGTTGCTGGCCCGTCTCCGGGCGTCGGCAGCGGTGCGGTTGGAAGCAGGCAGCGCGACCTCCGCGGCGAAAAGCGGCGGGGCCGTGGCGCGGCACTGA